ACCGCACGCACGCGCGAATCTCTCTTCGCGCTCATCGACAGCCGAATTTATCTAGACGGCGCGGAGGTTCTGGATCTGTTCGCTGGAACCGGTGCTCTCGGACTCGAAGCAATCAGCCGGGGGGCATCCCTGGTCACGTTCGTCGAGCAGGATGCGGAGGTGCTCGAGTACGCACGTCGGAATGCACAGGAGCTGGGGGTTGAGGACCAGTGCATCTTTATCAACGGAGATGCGCTGACGTACCTGCGTCGCTACAACGGGCCCGAGCTCGATCTCATTCTTGCGGACCCGCCGTACGATCTCGACGGCCTGCGCGACATTCCCGATCTCGCGATTCCCCATCTCCAGACAGATGGTGTGCTCACGCTTGAGCACAGTTCGCACGACTGGTTCGATGAGCATCCGAATCAGATGACAAGCCGAAAATACGGGCGCACGATCGTCACGATTTTCCGTCCGCCGCTTCCGCCTGAGGATGAGGAATCGGAAGCAGAAGGGGAAGCCTTGGACGGAGAGAGCGAGGAAACGGACGATCTCATCGCGGACGTGCTCGGGGCCTCGTTCGATGAAGACGAAGCGCCAGCCGCCCCCTCGCCTGAAGAAGCACAGGATCTGGACGATGATGCGAATGTCCGGACCGACGGAAGCGACGCTTCGTAGTCGGATCCGTATCGCGTTAATTCCCCATCGTTCTCGTTTAGCTCGCCTGATCTCGTATGCCCGATCCTGTTGCACTCTATCCCGGTACCTTCGACCCGTTCACGTACGGGCATCGGGACATCCTGGAACGTGCCCTCCGGTTGTTCGATCGTGTTGAGGTAACGGTCGGCGTCAACGCAGAGAAAAAGACCCTCTTTTCGACGCAGGAACGCATCGACCTGATCAAGCAATGCACGGTCGACCTCGACGGGGTCAGTGTTGCGGCGCACGAAGGGCTGATCGTTGATCGGGCCGAAGCGGTCGGAGCACGTGCCCTGGTGCGGGGCCTGCGTCAGGTGAGCGACTTCGACTACGAGTTTCGGATGGCGTTTGCCAATCGGAAGCTCTACGACGACGTGGAGACGGTTTTCTTGATGACATCCGAAGAGTACGCGCTCATTAGCTCATCGATGGTTCGGGATGCGCATCGATGGGATGGGGATGTCTCGAAATTCGTGCCGCCCCCCGTCGTTGCTGCACTTGCGGAGAAGAAAGCCGCTGCCGGTGCGTCGTAAGTTCACCGGCACATCAGCCCAAATACCGCGTGTCAGTTTTGTGTGACGGGCGATAAATCCGCTCTGATCGAACGCGTCGAGTCCGAAGACGCACGATCGGGTTTACGGAGCCGCCTTCCCTGCCTCTTTTACCCCAGTTTTCTACCGCCCATGCCGACCGACTCTACTACTGTTCGTTTCAACGAACGCGTGGCGGCGATGCAGCCGTCTGCTACTCTCGCGATGAAGTCGCGCGCGACGGAGATGCGTCGTCAGGGGCATCCGGTGG
The DNA window shown above is from Longibacter salinarum and carries:
- a CDS encoding RsmD family RNA methyltransferase, coding for MRIIAGRFRGHTIESPPGHLTRPSTARTRESLFALIDSRIYLDGAEVLDLFAGTGALGLEAISRGASLVTFVEQDAEVLEYARRNAQELGVEDQCIFINGDALTYLRRYNGPELDLILADPPYDLDGLRDIPDLAIPHLQTDGVLTLEHSSHDWFDEHPNQMTSRKYGRTIVTIFRPPLPPEDEESEAEGEALDGESEETDDLIADVLGASFDEDEAPAAPSPEEAQDLDDDANVRTDGSDAS
- the coaD gene encoding pantetheine-phosphate adenylyltransferase, translated to MPDPVALYPGTFDPFTYGHRDILERALRLFDRVEVTVGVNAEKKTLFSTQERIDLIKQCTVDLDGVSVAAHEGLIVDRAEAVGARALVRGLRQVSDFDYEFRMAFANRKLYDDVETVFLMTSEEYALISSSMVRDAHRWDGDVSKFVPPPVVAALAEKKAAAGAS